The following are encoded in a window of Phragmites australis chromosome 22, lpPhrAust1.1, whole genome shotgun sequence genomic DNA:
- the LOC133905556 gene encoding uncharacterized protein LOC133905556 isoform X1: MPEAEWNDERTKIICELFAEQVRAGNRPNTHLNNIGYRQVASKFQQRTQLLYTKLQLKNKWDKLKSEYTTWNKLLTMRAGLRWDSARGTIAADDDWWKKKNKQELPGARKFRIAGLQNEDKLKVMFDYIISNGVDHSPPAANDFPSAPDSPMNSVDHSPLAAEGLPSTPNSPMNDVDHSPLAADGLPYAPDSPMNGVDHLPLATDGLRFAPESPMNGVNLDGSDNNTEHNVGTQREHESEIPSNRNKKRPIRVSATKKNKKTKTKTALVMQAHLDRIVELAQKAQATFEKFSSRVDPLRASSIQDVMSLVRECGAHCGSNEHFIATELFVNREQREMFLTMETAEERFQWLRRKYIVKYLSSPSMGLR, translated from the exons ATGCCAGAAGCCGAGTGGAACGATGAGCGCACTAAAATTATTTGTGAACTCTTTGCTGAACAAGTTCGGGCTGGGAACAGACCAAACAcccatctcaacaacattggTTACCGTCAAGTTGCGTCCAAGTTTCAGCAAAGAACACAGCTACTTTATACGAAGCTTCAGCTTAAGAACAAATGGGATAAGCTTAAGAGTGAATACACCACCTGGAATAAACTGCTTACAATGAGGGCAGGTTTACGTTGGGACAGTGCAAGAGGAACAATTGCAGCTGACGATGACTggtggaagaagaaaaataag CAGGAGCTGCCAGGTGCGAGGAAATTCCGCATTGCTGGGCTACAAAATGAGGATAAGTTGAAAGTAATGTTTGACTATATTATCAGCAATGGTGTGGATCATTCGCCACCAGCCGCAAATGATTTTCCATCTGCTCCAGACAGCCCCATGAATAGTGTTGATCATTCGCCACTGGCTGCTGAAGGTTTGCCATCTACTCCAAACAGCCCCATGAATGATGTGGATCATTCTCCACTGGCCGCAGATGGTTTGCCATATGCTCCAGACAGCCCCATGAATGGTGTGGATCATTTGCCACTGGCCACAGATGGTTTGAGATTTGCTCCAGAGAGCCCCATGAATGGTGTGAATCTTGATGGATCAGACAACAATACTGAACATAATGTTGGCACTCAACGAGAGCACGAGTCAGAGATTCCCTCAAATAGGAACAAGAAGAGACCTATTCGTGTTAGTGCCacgaagaagaataagaaaacTAAGACCAAAACTGCTCTGGTCATGCAAGCTCACTTGGACCGTATAGTGGAGTTGGCTCAGAAAGCACAGGCCACTTTTGAAAAGTTTAGCTCCCGAGTCGACCCTCTGAGAGCCAGTAGCATTCAGGATGTTATGTCACTGGTCCGTGAGTGTGGCGCCCATTGTGGAAGTAATGAGCATTTCATTGCGACTGAGCTGTTTGTGAATAGAGAACAAAGGGAAATGTTCTTGACAATGGAAACAGCTGAGGAACGTTTCCAATGGCTTAGGAGAAAGTATATTGTCAAGTATCTATCAAGTCCAAGTATGGGTCTGAGATAA
- the LOC133905556 gene encoding uncharacterized protein LOC133905556 isoform X2 yields the protein MPEAEWNDERTKIICELFAEQVRAGNRPNTHLNNIGYRQVASKFQQRTQLLYTKLQLKNKWDKLKSEYTTWNKLLTMRAGLRWDSARGTIAADDDWWKKKNKELPGARKFRIAGLQNEDKLKVMFDYIISNGVDHSPPAANDFPSAPDSPMNSVDHSPLAAEGLPSTPNSPMNDVDHSPLAADGLPYAPDSPMNGVDHLPLATDGLRFAPESPMNGVNLDGSDNNTEHNVGTQREHESEIPSNRNKKRPIRVSATKKNKKTKTKTALVMQAHLDRIVELAQKAQATFEKFSSRVDPLRASSIQDVMSLVRECGAHCGSNEHFIATELFVNREQREMFLTMETAEERFQWLRRKYIVKYLSSPSMGLR from the exons ATGCCAGAAGCCGAGTGGAACGATGAGCGCACTAAAATTATTTGTGAACTCTTTGCTGAACAAGTTCGGGCTGGGAACAGACCAAACAcccatctcaacaacattggTTACCGTCAAGTTGCGTCCAAGTTTCAGCAAAGAACACAGCTACTTTATACGAAGCTTCAGCTTAAGAACAAATGGGATAAGCTTAAGAGTGAATACACCACCTGGAATAAACTGCTTACAATGAGGGCAGGTTTACGTTGGGACAGTGCAAGAGGAACAATTGCAGCTGACGATGACTggtggaagaagaaaaataag GAGCTGCCAGGTGCGAGGAAATTCCGCATTGCTGGGCTACAAAATGAGGATAAGTTGAAAGTAATGTTTGACTATATTATCAGCAATGGTGTGGATCATTCGCCACCAGCCGCAAATGATTTTCCATCTGCTCCAGACAGCCCCATGAATAGTGTTGATCATTCGCCACTGGCTGCTGAAGGTTTGCCATCTACTCCAAACAGCCCCATGAATGATGTGGATCATTCTCCACTGGCCGCAGATGGTTTGCCATATGCTCCAGACAGCCCCATGAATGGTGTGGATCATTTGCCACTGGCCACAGATGGTTTGAGATTTGCTCCAGAGAGCCCCATGAATGGTGTGAATCTTGATGGATCAGACAACAATACTGAACATAATGTTGGCACTCAACGAGAGCACGAGTCAGAGATTCCCTCAAATAGGAACAAGAAGAGACCTATTCGTGTTAGTGCCacgaagaagaataagaaaacTAAGACCAAAACTGCTCTGGTCATGCAAGCTCACTTGGACCGTATAGTGGAGTTGGCTCAGAAAGCACAGGCCACTTTTGAAAAGTTTAGCTCCCGAGTCGACCCTCTGAGAGCCAGTAGCATTCAGGATGTTATGTCACTGGTCCGTGAGTGTGGCGCCCATTGTGGAAGTAATGAGCATTTCATTGCGACTGAGCTGTTTGTGAATAGAGAACAAAGGGAAATGTTCTTGACAATGGAAACAGCTGAGGAACGTTTCCAATGGCTTAGGAGAAAGTATATTGTCAAGTATCTATCAAGTCCAAGTATGGGTCTGAGATAA
- the LOC133905172 gene encoding uncharacterized protein ycf45: protein MAACAARRLFLFPLHTPKIPPAPPVRRRRGAWAGAARCASEASGGWGGIVEDDLSELLQILPRDLRDNLHNEPRKDQLLEVILDLGRRPEARFLGESGGQYLRDSEISQQELEEAQRAVGEFGGDNRAGIEGTLHRISAIRSRKGMVVGLTCRVGRAVTGHVDMVRDLLNYKESILFLGRPGVGKTTVMREIARVLADEFQKRVVVVDTSNEIGGDGDIPHAAIGGARRMQVPEPSMQHRVMIEAVENHMPEVVIVDEIGTEAEAQACRSIAERGVMLIGTAHGERLANIIKNPTLSDLIGGVETVTLGDDEARARRSQKSILERKAPPTFPFLIEMRERHYWVTHRTERSVDMLLHGKKPLVEVRKRDNTFQVVIERWATYDGDGL, encoded by the exons ATGGCTGCGTGCGCCgcccgccgcctcttcctcttccccctCCACACCCCGAAGATCCCGCCGGCGCCTCCGGtcaggcggcggcgcggggccTGGGCCGGCGCCGCCCGCTGCGCAAGTGAGGCCAGCGGCGGGTGGGGAGGCATTGTCGAGGACGACCTTTCTGAGCTCCTGCAG ATTCTTCCAAGAGATTTGCGAGACAATCTACACAATGAACCTAGAAAGGACCAACTGTTGGAG GTTATTCTGGATTTGGGCAGACGACCAGAGGCACGTTTCCTTGGTGAGTCTGGGGGCCAGTATCTCCGCGACAGTGAG ATCTCACAGCAAGAGTTAGAGGAAGCACAGAGAGCTGTAGGAGAATTTGGAGGTGACAACCGTGCAGGAATTGAAGGTACTTTGCATAGAATATCTGCCATAAGGAGCAGAAAAGGAATGGTTGTCGGTTTGACCTGTCGAGTTGGCCGAGCTGTTACTGGACATGTTGATATGGTCCGGGATCTCCTGAATTACAAAGAAAGCATTCTGTTTTTGGGAAG GCCTGGGGTAGGCAAGACTACTGTTATGCGTGAGATTGCACGTGTATTGGCAGATGAATTTCAGAAAAGAGTG GTAGTTGTGGACACAAGTAATGAGATTGGTGGGGATGGAGATATTCCTCATGCTGCGATTGGTGGCGCAAGAAGAATGCAAGTACCTGAACCTTCAATGCAGCATAGGGTAATGATTGAAGCAGTCGAAAACCATATGCCTGAGGTAGTTATTGTAGATGAGATTGGAACTGAAGCAGAAGCACAAGCTTGTCGCTCAATTGCAGAAAGGGGTGTAATGCTTATTGGTACTGCCCATGGAGAACGGCTTGCAAACATCATTAAGAATCCAACCTTGTCTGACTTG ATTGGAGGTGTAGAAACTGTTActcttggtgatgatgaggctCGTGCTCGACGCAGTCAGAAAAGTATTCTGGAGAGGAAGGCCCCTCCAACATTCCCTTTCCTTATTGAGATGAGGGAGAGACATTATTGGGTTACTCATCGG ACAGAAAGGAGTGTGGATATGCTACTTCATGGAAAGAAGCCACTGGTTGAG GTCAGGAAAAGAGATAACACGTTTCAGGTTGTCATTGAAAGATGGGCAACTTATGATGGAGATGGACTCTGA